One stretch of Leptospira hartskeerlii DNA includes these proteins:
- the gcvT gene encoding glycine cleavage system aminomethyltransferase GcvT, which produces MSQWKTTPLHEEHKLLGAKMIPFGGWDMPVQYSGIIAEHTATREAAGLFDVSHMGEIFIEGQPDIILGFLESVTCNSVSSLVNGQVQYNAIINENGGLVDDITLYKFNDQKYMICANASNVDSVYEYLEKYVPSSAKLENQSASWHQIAIQGPKADSILSSYFKTDLSHIGYYKFVLFPFSGEEIILSRTGYTGEDGFEIYTSNPTGVKIWKELLEFGKKDGLLPVGLGARDTLRIEAKYPLYGHELDENRSPNQSGIGWIVKEKKTQYPKYEQIISEKKEGPKRKIVAFELQEAGVPRENMPVLDSNGKNIGITTSGTFSPSLRKGIGLALVDSEKTQHGESIQIEIRGQAKSAIIFTQSFIPGSIRKN; this is translated from the coding sequence ATGTCCCAATGGAAAACCACACCTCTGCATGAGGAGCATAAACTTTTAGGCGCTAAGATGATCCCTTTCGGCGGTTGGGACATGCCAGTTCAATATTCCGGAATCATCGCCGAGCACACGGCGACTAGAGAAGCCGCTGGTTTATTCGATGTTTCTCATATGGGAGAAATTTTTATCGAAGGCCAGCCCGATATCATACTCGGCTTCTTGGAATCAGTTACTTGCAATTCTGTTTCTTCTTTAGTTAACGGGCAAGTTCAGTACAATGCAATCATCAATGAGAATGGCGGACTAGTAGACGACATCACCCTCTACAAGTTCAACGATCAAAAATATATGATCTGCGCAAACGCATCTAATGTAGATTCCGTTTACGAATATCTGGAAAAGTATGTGCCAAGTTCCGCAAAGTTAGAGAACCAAAGCGCTTCTTGGCATCAGATAGCGATCCAAGGTCCTAAAGCGGATTCCATTCTTTCTTCTTACTTTAAGACGGATCTAAGTCATATTGGATATTATAAATTCGTGTTATTCCCTTTTTCAGGAGAAGAGATCATTCTTTCCAGAACAGGTTATACTGGAGAAGACGGATTCGAAATTTATACTTCCAACCCTACAGGTGTCAAAATCTGGAAAGAACTTCTGGAGTTCGGAAAAAAAGACGGGCTTCTTCCTGTAGGCTTAGGAGCAAGAGACACACTTCGCATTGAAGCAAAATATCCTCTTTACGGTCATGAGTTGGACGAGAACAGAAGCCCGAACCAATCCGGGATAGGCTGGATCGTAAAAGAAAAGAAAACACAGTATCCTAAATACGAACAGATCATCTCCGAAAAAAAAGAAGGGCCAAAAAGAAAGATCGTGGCATTCGAGCTGCAAGAAGCCGGCGTCCCTAGAGAGAATATGCCTGTATTGGATTCGAACGGCAAAAATATCGGGATCACAACTTCCGGTACTTTCTCCCCTTCTTTAAGAAAAGGAATAGGACTTGCGCTCGTTGACTCTGAAAAGACTCAACATGGAGAATCTATCCAAATCGAGATCAGAGGACAGGCAAAGTCCGCAATTATATTCACCCAATCTTTCATTCCGGGAAGCATTCGGAAAAATTAA
- a CDS encoding YiiD C-terminal domain-containing protein, producing the protein MSQPGFLQRLKFQFFNFYPPYFGAGIKVKALNKDRTLFSTTMKLTPFNKNYVGTQFGGSLYSMCDPFYMLILMEHLGSGYLVWDKAATIRFVKPGEGTVRAEFHIPKEKIQEIKEETDRKRKMDVTFTAQIVDVKTGKLVAEVDKVIYVRKKLKE; encoded by the coding sequence ATGTCCCAACCGGGCTTTTTACAAAGACTTAAATTTCAATTTTTCAATTTCTATCCCCCGTACTTCGGTGCAGGGATCAAGGTGAAAGCCTTAAACAAAGATAGGACCTTATTCTCCACAACAATGAAACTCACACCTTTTAATAAAAACTATGTGGGAACACAATTCGGCGGATCTCTCTACTCTATGTGTGATCCTTTTTATATGTTAATCCTAATGGAACATTTAGGATCCGGATATTTGGTCTGGGACAAAGCGGCAACTATAAGATTCGTCAAACCTGGAGAAGGTACCGTAAGAGCAGAGTTCCATATCCCGAAGGAAAAAATCCAAGAGATCAAAGAAGAAACAGATCGTAAAAGAAAAATGGACGTTACCTTTACTGCACAGATCGTCGATGTGAAAACCGGTAAGCTTGTGGCAGAAGTAGACAAAGTTATCTATGTCAGAAAAAAATTGAAAGAGTAA
- a CDS encoding neutral/alkaline non-lysosomal ceramidase N-terminal domain-containing protein: MNPNQIVKKIQPYLVSILLIFSAISCGTVAEYKIAYKKPEVTSKTRGLVAGISKVDLTPPPGLPLAGYSKMAETEKGFRTRLYARIFYIRKDANEPVVLIQSDLLSGSLLIHHLLAERLASKTDISFGGIVFAGTHTHSAPANFYDNNFYNEFASNQPGFDKGWTDFVLDRLTNGVEEAYKSAKPAKIASGKTAIWGLTRNRSLDAYRANKNSGFEDLKPEIQYQAINPDLVMIRIDAQDKDGRYKPLGAFSTFSVHGTTVPDSNDVANADVFAYPARILEKKIRKDFKPTWDPIHALNNSTHGDNSPDYREDMQGFIESRRIGEAIGEEAAKLFNSLQNSLSTDVNLSFNTREVDLYENQKIGDAEVCDRPYVGTALTGGAEDGLTPVLNWLPFFAEGWPRWFLTGGCQGHKRIVGFKYLQPIVLPKSKFPHKLLLQSVKIADTLLLPVPFEVTKESGKRFVDEALKSSSQPIKNASVISCANGYFGYVTTPEEYTRQHYEGGHTLYGPGTQPFLQAHLADLTKNLPAAGGKEAFPTSWNYELDRSDRYPETEKSEGIRELVDSPELILAEENLEKHWVFRYKDVGRSEISLHESLVSIEYKEGTSDWKELTQEGEAVDDKGVDIEVRKTSNSGKGMAVYQVRWYNPEQIAKRKYRFVIRPRAGQAKFVSPEF; this comes from the coding sequence ATGAACCCGAATCAAATTGTGAAGAAAATACAACCGTACCTAGTTTCGATCCTTCTGATCTTTTCTGCTATTTCTTGCGGAACCGTCGCTGAATACAAGATTGCATATAAAAAACCGGAAGTTACATCCAAGACCAGAGGTCTGGTCGCAGGAATTTCCAAGGTGGACTTGACTCCTCCTCCCGGTTTACCTTTGGCAGGTTATTCCAAAATGGCCGAGACCGAGAAAGGTTTCCGCACTCGTCTTTATGCTAGGATTTTCTATATTAGAAAAGATGCAAATGAACCAGTCGTTCTGATCCAAAGTGATCTTTTATCCGGATCTCTTTTGATCCACCACTTGCTTGCAGAACGTTTGGCTTCTAAGACTGATATTTCCTTTGGCGGGATCGTATTTGCCGGAACTCATACTCACTCTGCTCCTGCTAACTTCTACGATAATAATTTTTATAACGAGTTTGCTTCTAATCAGCCTGGATTTGATAAGGGCTGGACCGATTTTGTATTAGATCGTTTGACTAACGGAGTCGAAGAAGCTTACAAATCCGCAAAACCTGCTAAGATCGCTTCCGGAAAAACCGCTATTTGGGGATTGACCAGAAACAGATCCTTGGATGCATACCGTGCTAATAAAAATTCTGGATTCGAAGATCTAAAACCTGAGATCCAATACCAAGCGATCAATCCTGATCTAGTGATGATCCGAATCGATGCACAAGACAAAGACGGAAGATACAAACCTCTTGGTGCATTTTCCACATTCTCGGTTCACGGAACTACGGTGCCTGATTCTAACGATGTTGCGAATGCTGACGTGTTTGCTTATCCAGCTCGAATTTTAGAGAAGAAGATCCGTAAAGATTTTAAACCAACCTGGGATCCGATCCATGCTCTGAACAATTCAACTCATGGAGATAATTCTCCTGATTATCGCGAAGACATGCAAGGTTTTATAGAATCCAGAAGGATAGGAGAAGCAATCGGAGAAGAAGCAGCAAAACTTTTTAACTCATTGCAAAACTCCTTAAGCACAGATGTGAATCTTTCTTTTAATACAAGAGAAGTGGATCTCTACGAAAACCAAAAGATAGGTGATGCAGAAGTTTGCGATCGCCCTTATGTAGGAACAGCATTAACAGGTGGAGCAGAAGATGGACTCACTCCAGTTCTAAATTGGCTTCCATTCTTTGCAGAAGGTTGGCCTCGTTGGTTTTTGACAGGCGGATGCCAAGGCCATAAAAGAATCGTAGGTTTCAAATATCTGCAGCCTATCGTTCTTCCTAAATCTAAATTTCCTCACAAACTTCTTTTACAGTCTGTGAAAATTGCAGACACACTTCTTCTTCCCGTTCCTTTCGAAGTTACTAAAGAATCCGGAAAAAGATTCGTAGACGAAGCGTTGAAGTCCAGCTCTCAACCGATCAAGAATGCATCTGTGATCAGCTGTGCAAACGGATATTTCGGTTACGTAACTACTCCGGAAGAATACACACGCCAACATTATGAAGGTGGTCATACTCTTTACGGACCGGGAACCCAACCGTTCTTACAGGCTCATCTTGCCGATCTGACCAAAAATCTTCCGGCGGCTGGTGGAAAAGAAGCGTTCCCTACTTCTTGGAATTACGAATTGGATCGATCTGATCGTTATCCTGAAACTGAGAAATCAGAAGGCATAAGAGAATTAGTGGATTCTCCCGAGCTGATCTTAGCAGAAGAAAACCTGGAAAAACATTGGGTCTTCCGTTATAAGGATGTGGGTCGTTCTGAAATTTCCTTACATGAATCTTTGGTCTCTATCGAATACAAAGAAGGCACTTCTGATTGGAAGGAATTAACTCAGGAAGGAGAAGCTGTAGATGATAAAGGAGTTGATATCGAAGTGAGAAAGACTTCCAACTCAGGAAAAGGAATGGCAGTTTACCAAGTTCGTTGGTACAATCCGGAACAAATCGCAAAACGTAAATATAGATTTGTGATCCGTCCTCGTGCAGGCCAAGCCAAGTTCGTTTCCCCAGAATTCTAA
- a CDS encoding GlcG/HbpS family heme-binding protein encodes MKKKHSIFVNLFPKFWAFCFLFFGIVLPFQAQPLSYGPNISLEQAKKVIAAAEAEAKKNQWNMAIAVVDTGGNLVLFQRMDNTQIGSIDIAKGKASTANNFKRPSRALEEAIEKGGIGLRLLAVPGVFPLEGGELILLDGKIIGAIGVSGAQSTQDGQVARAGVSSLSSK; translated from the coding sequence TTGAAAAAAAAACATTCAATATTTGTAAATCTTTTCCCTAAGTTTTGGGCATTCTGCTTTTTATTCTTCGGGATCGTTTTACCTTTCCAAGCTCAACCATTAAGTTATGGACCCAATATTAGTTTGGAACAGGCCAAAAAGGTAATTGCTGCCGCAGAAGCTGAAGCAAAGAAAAACCAATGGAATATGGCGATCGCAGTCGTTGATACAGGAGGAAATTTGGTGTTATTCCAAAGAATGGATAATACCCAAATAGGTTCCATTGATATCGCTAAGGGCAAAGCTTCGACCGCCAATAATTTCAAAAGACCAAGCCGTGCCTTGGAGGAAGCGATCGAAAAAGGAGGAATTGGTCTTCGTCTTTTGGCAGTTCCGGGAGTATTTCCTTTAGAAGGCGGAGAACTGATCCTTCTGGACGGAAAAATTATAGGAGCGATCGGAGTTTCAGGAGCCCAATCTACTCAGGATGGGCAGGTCGCCAGAGCAGGTGTCTCCTCTTTAAGTTCTAAGTAA
- a CDS encoding dienelactone hydrolase family protein, with protein MKKIIWFSITFLLATNVLSAKVKSEFVEYKQGDTVLEGFVAYPEGAKKAPGIVLVHDWMGLGENTKARAEQLAELGYVAFAADIYGKGVRPKSMEEASKLAATFREGDRKLLRARGQAALDALKSQAGVDQKSLAILGYCFGGTAALELARSGAPLKGTISFHGGLSTPKSDDAKNIKGKVLALHGADDPFVKPDEVSAFQEEMRNAGVDWQFVSYGGAVHSFTIKEAGNDNSKGAAYNEKGDKRSWLELKNFLKEIFPSK; from the coding sequence ATGAAAAAGATCATTTGGTTCAGTATAACGTTTCTTTTAGCGACGAATGTTTTATCTGCAAAAGTTAAATCCGAATTCGTAGAATACAAACAAGGTGACACTGTCTTAGAAGGTTTTGTTGCTTATCCGGAAGGAGCGAAAAAAGCTCCCGGTATCGTACTTGTCCATGACTGGATGGGTTTGGGAGAAAATACAAAGGCGAGAGCGGAACAACTTGCCGAGTTAGGATATGTAGCTTTTGCTGCAGACATTTACGGAAAAGGTGTACGTCCTAAATCCATGGAAGAAGCTTCAAAATTGGCCGCTACTTTCAGAGAAGGGGACCGTAAACTTTTAAGGGCCAGAGGGCAGGCTGCGTTAGACGCATTGAAATCTCAAGCCGGTGTGGATCAGAAAAGTTTAGCGATCCTCGGATATTGTTTCGGTGGAACTGCTGCATTAGAATTGGCAAGAAGCGGAGCTCCTTTAAAAGGAACCATTAGCTTCCATGGTGGACTATCTACTCCTAAGTCGGACGACGCTAAAAATATTAAGGGAAAAGTTTTAGCTCTTCATGGAGCGGACGATCCCTTTGTAAAACCGGATGAAGTGTCAGCTTTTCAAGAAGAAATGAGAAATGCTGGTGTGGACTGGCAGTTCGTTTCTTATGGAGGCGCGGTCCATTCTTTCACGATCAAGGAAGCAGGAAACGATAACTCTAAAGGAGCGGCTTATAATGAAAAAGGAGATAAACGTTCCTGGTTGGAGTTGAAAAACTTCCTAAAAGAAATTTTCCCTTCTAAGTAA
- a CDS encoding zinc-binding dehydrogenase: MIRSVYRVDTKGSLDSLERREEELPPPGDNEVTVEIRAIGLNFADIFAIQGLYSAAPKGSFIPGLEYSGKVVAVGKKVKNFKKNDKVMGVTRFGAYADYINIDSRYIFSLPSKWSFEQGAGFLVQGLTAYYALLPLGDLRKGQNVLIHSAAGGVGIYANRIAKKFGAWTVGSVGNHSKISLLEKEGYDAWIIRSSRFPEELKTALGGRELDLVLECIGGKIFKASYEALSPMGRMVVYGSASFMSQGDKVNWLTLAWRYLTRPKVDTLEIVSDNKAVMGFNLIWLYEKIDELTIHLKALLKLNLEPPHIDSVYPFVDLPEAVRHFQTGNTTGKVVITVESGK, encoded by the coding sequence ATGATTCGCTCCGTTTATAGAGTCGATACCAAGGGTTCTTTAGATTCTCTGGAAAGAAGAGAAGAGGAACTTCCTCCCCCAGGAGACAATGAAGTCACGGTTGAGATCCGTGCAATCGGTCTGAATTTTGCGGATATTTTCGCAATCCAAGGATTGTATAGCGCGGCACCTAAAGGATCTTTTATTCCAGGTTTGGAATATTCCGGTAAGGTAGTGGCCGTTGGTAAGAAGGTTAAAAATTTCAAAAAGAACGATAAGGTCATGGGAGTGACCCGCTTCGGAGCGTATGCGGATTATATAAACATAGACTCTCGATATATTTTTTCTCTTCCGTCAAAATGGAGTTTCGAGCAGGGAGCTGGATTTTTAGTCCAAGGACTTACTGCTTATTATGCTCTTCTTCCTTTAGGAGATTTAAGAAAAGGTCAAAATGTACTGATCCATAGCGCCGCGGGAGGAGTAGGGATCTACGCCAATCGTATCGCTAAAAAATTCGGAGCTTGGACAGTAGGCTCTGTAGGAAATCATTCTAAAATTTCTCTCTTAGAAAAAGAAGGTTATGATGCTTGGATCATTCGATCTTCTCGCTTTCCGGAAGAATTAAAAACAGCACTCGGCGGAAGAGAATTAGATTTGGTCTTAGAATGTATTGGCGGTAAAATTTTCAAAGCAAGCTACGAGGCTCTTTCTCCTATGGGCCGGATGGTTGTTTATGGTTCCGCTTCCTTTATGAGCCAAGGAGATAAGGTTAATTGGCTGACTTTGGCTTGGAGATATTTGACCAGGCCTAAAGTGGATACTTTAGAGATTGTTTCTGATAATAAAGCAGTGATGGGATTTAATCTGATCTGGTTGTACGAAAAGATCGATGAACTAACAATCCATCTGAAAGCACTTTTGAAATTAAATCTGGAACCGCCTCATATAGATTCCGTATATCCTTTTGTGGATCTTCCAGAAGCAGTTCGGCATTTCCAAACCGGAAATACTACCGGCAAAGTGGTGATTACTGTCGAATCCGGAAAATGA
- a CDS encoding polyprenyl synthetase family protein — MTNRTETSELSQLLKRSKDRFENYLENEVYPFFKKESAPELAAAMEYSLRAGGKRLRPILTFASFGKINPDSLSIGAALEFVHTYSLIHDDLPSMDDDDFRRGKPSLHKQFSEATAILAGDALQAYAFDWLTQIDSSDKNLHKDLVRVLAKGAGAAGMVSGQMYDLLLERNPSSLTGTKEELLSKTHRLKTGALIQASFLMGNRLREDYQEREETISEYGAKLGLLFQITDDILDIEGTQEDLGKTPGKDGKSGKITYPSLYGMETCKQMVSDLVSELEELGSDLDTSSKLEASEFPEFFRSLPSNIGKRKN; from the coding sequence ATGACAAATCGAACGGAAACAAGCGAACTTTCTCAACTACTAAAACGTTCTAAAGATCGTTTCGAAAATTATTTAGAAAACGAAGTATATCCATTTTTTAAAAAAGAATCTGCTCCGGAACTTGCGGCCGCTATGGAATACAGCCTGAGGGCTGGAGGAAAAAGGTTACGACCAATTCTAACATTTGCTTCCTTTGGAAAGATTAATCCCGATTCTCTTTCGATCGGAGCTGCATTAGAGTTTGTTCATACATATAGTCTGATCCATGACGATCTTCCTAGTATGGACGATGACGATTTCAGAAGAGGAAAACCTTCTCTCCATAAACAATTTTCAGAAGCGACTGCAATACTTGCGGGAGATGCTTTGCAGGCGTATGCGTTTGATTGGTTGACCCAGATCGATTCTTCTGATAAAAACCTGCATAAGGATTTGGTCAGAGTTTTGGCAAAAGGGGCAGGGGCCGCAGGAATGGTTTCCGGGCAAATGTATGATTTGTTATTAGAAAGGAATCCTTCTTCTTTAACCGGAACAAAAGAAGAATTACTTTCTAAAACTCATAGATTGAAGACGGGAGCATTGATCCAAGCTTCATTTCTGATGGGAAATCGTTTAAGAGAAGATTATCAAGAGAGAGAAGAAACCATCTCCGAATATGGCGCCAAACTTGGTTTATTATTTCAGATCACGGACGATATTTTAGATATCGAAGGCACTCAGGAAGATTTGGGAAAAACTCCAGGTAAGGATGGAAAATCCGGAAAGATCACTTATCCTTCTTTGTATGGAATGGAAACTTGTAAACAGATGGTCTCAGATCTAGTTTCAGAGTTGGAAGAATTAGGATCCGATCTGGATACTTCTTCTAAATTGGAAGCTTCCGAGTTTCCAGAATTCTTTCGATCCTTACCTTCTAACATTGGCAAAAGAAAAAATTAG
- a CDS encoding TlyA family RNA methyltransferase: MAKEKIRLDDLLLKKGLAEDISKARSLILSGSVLVNDRMSDKVGTLFYESVEIRIREIIPKYVSRGAYKLKAAFEKWNISVKGKLCMDWGASTGGFTQVLLEEGADLVFAFDVGYGQMASKVAMNPKVTVRDRFHIRDTSWKLLSSLWSEKTEQKFPDEIFLVMDLSFISLRIVLPVLSELKNKNPNVRWNIVSLFKPQFETESINLDKGVLRDPWIRWKTIRSFLQFLKNEIKGKRIGLEDSPITGRDGNREILVYWTL; this comes from the coding sequence TTGGCAAAAGAAAAAATTAGGCTAGATGACTTACTCTTGAAAAAGGGTTTGGCCGAGGATATTTCCAAGGCTAGAAGTCTAATCTTATCCGGTTCGGTTCTCGTGAACGATAGGATGTCCGATAAGGTGGGCACATTATTCTATGAGTCGGTTGAGATCCGGATTAGAGAGATTATTCCTAAATATGTGAGTAGAGGAGCTTATAAACTCAAAGCTGCATTCGAAAAATGGAATATTTCCGTCAAAGGTAAACTCTGTATGGATTGGGGAGCATCTACAGGCGGATTCACCCAAGTCCTTTTGGAAGAAGGCGCGGACTTAGTATTCGCTTTCGATGTCGGTTACGGACAGATGGCTTCCAAGGTCGCGATGAACCCAAAGGTTACCGTAAGAGATCGATTTCATATCAGGGATACTAGCTGGAAATTATTGTCTTCTTTATGGTCGGAAAAAACGGAGCAAAAGTTTCCAGATGAGATATTTCTGGTGATGGACTTAAGTTTTATTTCTCTTCGTATTGTTCTTCCTGTTCTTTCCGAACTCAAAAACAAAAATCCAAACGTTCGTTGGAATATAGTTAGTTTATTCAAGCCTCAGTTTGAGACAGAGTCTATAAATTTGGACAAAGGAGTCCTGAGAGATCCTTGGATCCGTTGGAAAACGATCCGTTCTTTTCTGCAATTTTTGAAAAATGAAATTAAGGGGAAAAGGATAGGTTTAGAAGATTCCCCGATTACCGGGAGAGATGGTAACCGGGAAATCTTAGTGTATTGGACTCTTTAG
- a CDS encoding flavin-containing monooxygenase has translation MVAQTLERPSLSQNSQAEKVYDVVIIGTGFAGLCMGIRLKQAGIESFVILEKGNGIGGTWRDNNYPGAACDVQSHLYSFSFAPKSDWSRLFGPQEEILNYMNQCTDRFGIRSYIRTNSEVSGAFFDEKTGLWEINTTGGKSYKTKSVVSGTGGLSRPVLPNIKGIDTFKGAKFHSAKWDHNYNLQGKKVAVIGTGASAIQIVPTIAPIVGTLKLFQRTPAWIIPKPDSNISGSVKGVFKFIPPLRWLFRKAIYWLNEIGVIAFAINPKLMKIFEKFAKSFINKSIHSEELRRKLTPNYTIGCKRILLSNDYYPALNRENVELVTEGIEEITASGVKTKDGVEHKVDAIVFATGFQAAEAVSPFEIRGRNGKLLADVWEDGAEAYLGTTISGFPNMFMIVGPNTGLGHSSMILMIESQVQYALQGIRYLLNKNIKFIDVRKDVQDRYNEEIQRRLSKSVWLTGGCVSWYNTSSGRNTTLWPGFTFEFKARTFFLRPNDYEFVRVDGKAKKPGIGSRFSMALDATFG, from the coding sequence ATGGTAGCTCAGACATTGGAAAGACCAAGCCTCAGCCAAAACTCCCAAGCGGAAAAAGTATATGATGTCGTTATCATAGGAACCGGATTCGCAGGACTATGTATGGGGATCCGTTTGAAACAAGCGGGAATAGAATCTTTTGTTATTTTAGAAAAAGGAAATGGGATCGGAGGAACCTGGAGAGATAATAATTATCCTGGGGCCGCCTGTGACGTTCAGTCCCATTTATATTCTTTTTCATTCGCGCCCAAATCGGATTGGTCCAGACTTTTCGGACCTCAAGAAGAAATCCTAAATTATATGAACCAATGTACAGACCGTTTCGGAATTCGTTCTTATATACGCACTAACTCGGAAGTGAGTGGAGCCTTTTTTGACGAAAAAACGGGTCTCTGGGAAATCAACACCACCGGTGGGAAGTCCTACAAAACGAAATCCGTTGTTAGCGGCACAGGTGGTTTAAGTAGACCTGTTCTTCCGAATATCAAAGGAATAGATACATTTAAAGGAGCAAAATTTCACTCCGCAAAGTGGGATCATAACTACAATCTCCAAGGAAAGAAGGTAGCGGTGATCGGAACGGGAGCAAGTGCGATCCAAATCGTTCCCACTATCGCTCCAATCGTGGGAACATTAAAACTTTTCCAAAGAACTCCAGCTTGGATCATCCCAAAACCGGATAGCAATATATCTGGTTCCGTCAAAGGGGTTTTCAAATTTATTCCTCCATTAAGATGGTTGTTTAGAAAAGCCATCTATTGGTTGAACGAAATCGGAGTAATAGCATTTGCAATCAATCCCAAGCTAATGAAAATTTTTGAGAAATTTGCAAAAAGTTTTATCAATAAAAGTATTCATAGCGAAGAACTCAGACGAAAGCTGACCCCGAATTATACGATCGGATGTAAACGTATCCTTCTTTCCAACGACTACTATCCAGCCTTGAACAGAGAGAATGTTGAATTGGTTACCGAAGGTATCGAAGAGATCACTGCTTCCGGAGTTAAAACAAAGGATGGAGTAGAACATAAGGTTGATGCAATCGTTTTTGCCACCGGCTTCCAAGCGGCAGAGGCGGTTTCTCCTTTTGAGATCAGAGGAAGAAATGGAAAACTTTTGGCAGATGTTTGGGAAGATGGCGCAGAAGCATATTTAGGAACCACGATTTCGGGTTTTCCGAATATGTTTATGATTGTAGGTCCGAATACTGGATTAGGCCATAGTTCGATGATCCTAATGATAGAATCCCAAGTGCAATATGCTCTTCAAGGAATTCGCTATCTACTTAATAAAAACATAAAGTTTATCGATGTCCGTAAAGATGTCCAAGACCGTTATAACGAAGAGATCCAAAGACGTCTTAGCAAATCCGTTTGGTTGACCGGAGGATGCGTAAGCTGGTACAATACTAGTTCCGGTAGAAATACAACTCTTTGGCCGGGATTCACTTTCGAATTTAAGGCCAGGACATTCTTCCTTCGTCCTAATGACTACGAATTTGTTCGTGTAGATGGAAAGGCAAAAAAACCAGGGATCGGATCTAGATTCTCTATGGCCTTAGACGCGACATTCGGTTAA
- a CDS encoding LA_3696 family protein — MTEPILLVPKALRNSLGEEGSEALVSLLNQANSGGRKFMEEFVSERFEKRLMEETGKLRLEFKEETGKLRMEFKEETAKLWIAIAELRAEMHAGFAGIQEQFKEVYKEIASIHKTIASQTRWMVAVIIASVLPIYIGLAKLIFQ, encoded by the coding sequence ATGACTGAACCAATACTGTTAGTTCCCAAAGCGCTCAGGAACAGTTTAGGCGAAGAAGGTTCTGAGGCTCTTGTTAGTCTTTTAAATCAAGCCAATTCCGGAGGAAGAAAATTTATGGAAGAATTCGTTTCAGAAAGATTTGAAAAAAGACTGATGGAAGAGACCGGCAAGCTTCGTTTAGAATTTAAAGAAGAAACCGGTAAACTCAGAATGGAATTTAAGGAAGAAACCGCAAAACTTTGGATCGCAATTGCGGAACTAAGAGCGGAGATGCATGCAGGTTTCGCCGGCATCCAAGAACAATTCAAAGAAGTGTATAAAGAGATCGCAAGTATTCATAAGACTATTGCTTCTCAAACGAGATGGATGGTTGCAGTGATTATCGCTTCCGTTCTTCCTATTTATATTGGTTTAGCAAAACTCATTTTCCAATAA
- the fcpA gene encoding flagellar coiling protein FcpA, producing MKVMKTIFVLLAVVGLNLSLFAQNQGGQDTTDAKAAADKIDELLKGELVPEDDDKNLTEEAKKRKKEIQEQEAIWKNPDFKGYDKNFQELHQLSKAFANNKFRLALTSYQSGVNTVLKMREAVEQYRKEEAEKKRLDEKWYWQKVDRKAREDRVVSRQKLEAKQQALNYFTKAINHLDEIKNPDLRERAEFKRLLSDVYRSWIVTEYDLQNLPQCIPILELYIEVNENEKEYPAHKYLASCYAFEENMIKKYGGASEDQMFKFRHKKNIHLLRATELKYGKDSPEYKHIVALINKDEVISVRP from the coding sequence ATGAAGGTGATGAAGACTATATTCGTTCTTCTGGCCGTGGTCGGACTCAACCTCTCCTTGTTCGCACAGAACCAAGGGGGGCAGGATACTACAGATGCCAAGGCGGCAGCTGATAAGATCGACGAACTGCTAAAAGGCGAGCTCGTTCCGGAAGACGACGACAAGAATCTAACGGAAGAAGCTAAGAAACGTAAAAAAGAAATCCAGGAGCAGGAAGCGATCTGGAAGAACCCTGACTTCAAAGGTTACGACAAGAACTTCCAAGAACTCCATCAGCTTTCTAAGGCTTTCGCGAACAATAAGTTCCGCCTGGCCCTAACTAGCTATCAATCCGGAGTGAATACCGTCCTCAAGATGCGGGAAGCTGTTGAACAGTATCGCAAAGAGGAAGCGGAGAAGAAACGTCTAGACGAGAAATGGTACTGGCAAAAGGTCGACCGCAAAGCTCGCGAGGATCGTGTCGTTTCCCGCCAAAAGTTGGAAGCAAAACAACAAGCATTGAATTATTTCACCAAGGCAATTAACCATTTGGATGAGATCAAGAACCCGGATTTACGCGAACGTGCCGAGTTCAAAAGACTTCTTTCAGATGTATACAGATCTTGGATTGTTACTGAATACGATCTACAAAACTTACCTCAGTGTATTCCTATACTGGAACTCTACATCGAGGTTAATGAAAACGAGAAAGAATACCCAGCTCACAAGTATCTTGCAAGCTGCTACGCTTTCGAGGAAAACATGATCAAGAAATACGGTGGAGCAAGCGAAGACCAGATGTTCAAATTCCGTCACAAGAAAAACATCCACCTTCTCCGCGCTACCGAGCTGAAATATGGAAAGGATTCTCCGGAATACAAACACATCGTTGCTTTGATCAACAAAGACGAAGTGATTTCGGTTCGTCCATAA